From a single Couchioplanes caeruleus genomic region:
- a CDS encoding S1 family peptidase has protein sequence MVRKVASLVVLGVLASVLTASQMAASAQDGAPPVREVVGGALATEGQFPWMVRLSMGCGGALTAPRVVLTAGHCVNGTGPDDSIGVIGGVTNLKSAKALTARSVSVVRAEGFHGEVSGDDWALIQLDHPLNLPTLDLAHGGAEKGPLTVLGWGQTSEQSLRQEKRLRYATVPVVSDRDCAKAYRGVGVQLVEDESICAGKTGVDTCQGDSGGPMVRRSGDRWVQVGIVSWGLGCARKGYPGVYTQVSTFRPAIRTATRKLS, from the coding sequence ATGGTCCGGAAAGTCGCATCGCTGGTCGTGCTCGGAGTCCTCGCGTCCGTCCTGACCGCGAGCCAGATGGCCGCCAGCGCCCAGGACGGCGCCCCGCCGGTGCGCGAGGTGGTCGGGGGTGCCCTCGCCACGGAAGGCCAGTTCCCGTGGATGGTGCGGCTCTCGATGGGCTGCGGCGGGGCGCTCACCGCCCCGCGCGTGGTCCTGACCGCCGGGCACTGCGTCAACGGCACCGGGCCCGACGACAGCATCGGCGTCATCGGCGGTGTGACCAACCTCAAGTCCGCGAAGGCCCTGACCGCCCGATCCGTCTCCGTGGTCCGCGCCGAGGGCTTCCACGGCGAGGTCAGCGGCGACGACTGGGCTCTCATCCAGCTGGACCACCCGCTGAACCTGCCCACGCTCGACCTCGCCCACGGCGGCGCCGAGAAGGGCCCGCTGACCGTCCTCGGCTGGGGACAGACCAGCGAGCAGTCGCTGCGCCAGGAGAAGCGGCTCCGGTACGCCACCGTGCCGGTCGTCTCCGACCGCGACTGCGCGAAGGCGTACCGGGGCGTCGGGGTGCAGCTGGTCGAGGACGAATCAATCTGTGCGGGCAAGACAGGCGTCGACACCTGCCAGGGCGACTCCGGCGGCCCGATGGTGCGCCGCTCCGGGGACCGGTGGGTGCAGGTCGGCATCGTGAGCTGGGGGCTGGGCTGCGCCCGCAAGGGCTACCCCGGCGTCTACACCCAGGTGTCCACGTTCCGGCCGGCCATCCGTACGGCCACCCGCAAACTCAGCTGA
- a CDS encoding rhomboid family intramembrane serine protease: MSYPGAQDDTSAKFGTEAFFASIGRAFVAMCAVIPVLFLIEAIDRGLGAGSLDVAGGIIPRRIDGLDGVLFSPFLHASWDHLYGNSVPLILVGTFALAGGTRRFLWSTLVIVLVSGLGVWLVGDPSSVVVGASGVIFGYLGLLFARGFVERSWWNLGVAAFIGLLYWYQIYNVLPTDQPVSWQGHLLGLLGGVIAAIAFRRRRPRPLPALYDPDATLTDI; encoded by the coding sequence ATGAGCTATCCGGGGGCGCAGGACGACACGTCGGCCAAGTTCGGCACCGAGGCCTTCTTCGCCTCCATCGGCCGGGCCTTCGTGGCCATGTGCGCCGTCATCCCGGTGCTGTTCCTCATCGAGGCGATCGACCGGGGCCTCGGCGCCGGCAGCCTCGACGTCGCCGGCGGCATCATCCCGCGGCGCATCGACGGCCTCGACGGCGTGCTGTTCAGCCCGTTCCTGCACGCCAGCTGGGACCACCTGTACGGCAACAGCGTCCCGCTCATCCTCGTCGGCACGTTCGCGCTGGCCGGAGGCACCCGCCGGTTCCTCTGGTCGACCCTGGTCATCGTCCTGGTCAGCGGCCTCGGCGTCTGGCTCGTCGGCGACCCCAGCAGCGTCGTCGTCGGGGCGAGCGGCGTGATCTTCGGCTACCTGGGCCTGCTGTTCGCGCGCGGCTTCGTCGAGCGCAGCTGGTGGAACCTCGGAGTGGCAGCCTTCATCGGGCTGCTCTACTGGTACCAGATCTACAACGTGCTCCCCACCGACCAGCCGGTCTCCTGGCAGGGCCACCTGCTCGGCCTGCTCGGCGGCGTCATCGCGGCGATCGCCTTCCGCCGCCGCCGGCCACGTCCGCTGCCGGCCCTCTACGACCCGGACGCCACCCTCACCGACATCTGA
- a CDS encoding DMT family transporter translates to MTQTGTSLPAVTASRRTVGVALAVLAGAALAVQSRINGELAVRLDDPIGAALISFGSGLLVLAVLVPALPSGRAGLRALREGLRDRRIRLLQCLGGVCGGFLVATQGLTVPTLGVAVFIVAVVAGQSSSSLMVDRAGTGPGGPQPVTAPRLAGAVLTVAAVVISVADRIGHSGALVLAVLPLLAGLGIAWQQAVNGHVRIVANSAMVAGLINFLTGTAVLVLAYAVSAAVRGVPGHLPPGPWWLYVGGTMGIVFIAVGATVVRYTGVLLLGLSMIAGQVTGALLVDEVVPGDAGRPGWNTILGAALTLVAVGIAVLPARRR, encoded by the coding sequence ATGACGCAGACCGGCACGTCACTGCCGGCCGTGACAGCGTCGCGGCGCACGGTCGGCGTCGCGCTCGCGGTCCTCGCGGGCGCCGCGCTGGCCGTGCAGTCGCGGATCAACGGCGAGCTCGCCGTACGCCTCGACGACCCGATCGGCGCCGCGCTGATCTCGTTCGGCTCTGGCCTGCTCGTGCTCGCCGTGCTCGTACCGGCGCTGCCGTCGGGCCGGGCCGGGTTGCGCGCCCTGCGCGAGGGCCTGCGTGACCGCCGGATCCGGCTCCTGCAGTGCCTCGGCGGCGTGTGCGGCGGCTTCCTCGTCGCCACGCAAGGGCTCACGGTGCCGACGCTCGGCGTGGCCGTCTTCATCGTGGCGGTGGTGGCGGGCCAGTCGTCGAGCAGCCTGATGGTGGACCGCGCGGGCACCGGCCCGGGCGGCCCGCAGCCGGTGACCGCCCCGCGGCTGGCCGGCGCGGTCCTCACCGTGGCAGCGGTGGTGATCTCGGTGGCGGACCGCATCGGCCATTCGGGCGCGCTGGTGCTGGCGGTCCTGCCGCTGCTCGCCGGCCTGGGCATCGCCTGGCAGCAGGCCGTGAACGGCCACGTCCGCATCGTCGCGAACAGCGCGATGGTGGCCGGCCTGATCAACTTCCTGACCGGTACGGCGGTGCTCGTCCTCGCGTACGCGGTCTCCGCTGCGGTCCGCGGCGTCCCCGGCCACCTGCCGCCCGGCCCCTGGTGGCTGTACGTCGGCGGCACGATGGGCATCGTCTTCATCGCGGTGGGCGCCACGGTGGTCCGCTACACCGGCGTCCTTTTGCTCGGCCTGAGCATGATCGCGGGCCAGGTGACGGGCGCGCTCCTGGTCGACGAGGTCGTCCCGGGCGACGCGGGCCGCCCGGGCTGGAACACGATCCTGGGCGCGGCCCTCACGCTGGTGGCGGTGGGCATCGCGGTCCTGCCGGCCCGCCGCCGCTGA
- the glpX gene encoding class II fructose-bisphosphatase, translating to MPAAANPQDLDRNIALDLVRVTEAAAMAAGRWVGRGDKNGGDGAAVDAMRKLINSIQMRGVVVIGEGEKDEAPMLFNGEQVGDGTGPEVDVAVDPIDGTTLMSKGMPGAVSVLAVAERGAMFDPSAVFYMEKIAVGPDCADVIDINAGATENLRRIAKAKRSDVSDVTVCILDRPRHQALVEEVRAAGANIRFISDGDIAGAISAARTESDVDVLMGIGGTPEGITAACALKCLGGEIQAKLWPLDDAEREKVRAGGHDLDRVLTTDDLVTGDNCFFVATGVTSGDLLKGVRYRAGGAHTQSIVMRSKSGTIRVIDSYHRLEKLKQYSAVDFDGHLPTVWPSVRE from the coding sequence ATGCCCGCTGCCGCCAATCCCCAGGATCTCGACCGCAACATCGCCCTCGATCTCGTCCGCGTCACGGAGGCCGCCGCGATGGCCGCCGGCCGGTGGGTGGGCCGCGGCGACAAGAACGGCGGCGACGGCGCCGCCGTGGACGCCATGCGCAAGCTCATCAACTCGATCCAGATGCGCGGCGTGGTCGTCATCGGCGAGGGCGAGAAGGACGAGGCGCCCATGCTGTTCAACGGCGAGCAGGTCGGCGACGGGACCGGGCCGGAGGTCGACGTGGCCGTCGACCCCATCGACGGCACGACGCTGATGAGCAAGGGCATGCCGGGCGCGGTGTCGGTGCTGGCCGTCGCGGAGCGGGGCGCCATGTTCGACCCCAGCGCGGTGTTCTACATGGAGAAGATCGCGGTCGGCCCGGACTGCGCCGACGTGATCGACATCAACGCCGGCGCGACCGAGAACCTGCGCCGCATCGCCAAGGCGAAGCGTTCCGACGTCTCCGACGTCACGGTGTGCATCCTGGACCGGCCGCGGCACCAGGCCCTGGTCGAGGAGGTACGCGCGGCCGGCGCGAACATCCGCTTCATCTCCGACGGCGACATCGCGGGCGCCATCTCGGCCGCCCGCACCGAGTCCGACGTCGACGTGCTGATGGGCATCGGCGGCACGCCGGAGGGCATCACCGCCGCGTGCGCGCTGAAGTGCCTCGGCGGCGAGATCCAGGCGAAGCTGTGGCCGCTGGACGACGCCGAACGCGAGAAGGTGCGGGCCGGCGGGCACGACCTCGACCGCGTGCTCACCACCGACGACCTGGTCACCGGCGACAACTGCTTCTTCGTCGCGACCGGCGTGACCTCGGGCGACCTGCTCAAGGGCGTACGGTACCGGGCCGGTGGGGCGCACACGCAGTCGATCGTCATGCGCTCCAAGAGCGGCACGATCCGGGTCATCGACTCGTACCACCGGCTGGAGAAGCTGAAGCAGTACTCGGCGGTGGACTTCGACGGGCACCTTCCCACGGTCTGGCCCTCGGTGCGCGAATGA
- a CDS encoding DUF4245 domain-containing protein — protein sequence MSSPETPTVGKREQRRPRDMALSLAVLLVPIALLLLFYRLVLGGDEPISVDPESTLQQARSAAVFPVSSPQGLGDDWHVQSATFKRGDDGATLRLGYVDPDKKPIQLIESSVAPTTIVPVELGEKPRDPVGTFRDEARTWQRYEGRPGENALVLRENGRTVIVLGPASSRHLETLAGALS from the coding sequence GTGTCCAGCCCCGAGACCCCCACCGTCGGCAAGCGTGAACAGCGCCGGCCCCGGGACATGGCGTTGTCCCTCGCCGTCCTGCTCGTCCCGATCGCGCTGCTCCTGCTCTTCTACCGGCTGGTGCTCGGCGGCGACGAGCCGATCAGCGTCGACCCCGAGTCCACGCTGCAGCAGGCCCGGTCCGCCGCGGTCTTCCCGGTGAGCTCCCCGCAGGGCCTCGGTGACGACTGGCACGTGCAGAGCGCCACGTTCAAGCGCGGCGACGACGGCGCCACGCTGCGGCTCGGCTACGTCGATCCGGACAAGAAGCCGATCCAGCTCATCGAGAGCAGCGTCGCGCCCACCACCATCGTCCCGGTCGAGCTCGGCGAGAAGCCCCGCGACCCGGTGGGCACGTTCCGCGACGAGGCACGGACCTGGCAACGGTACGAGGGCCGCCCCGGCGAGAACGCGCTCGTGCTGCGGGAGAACGGCCGTACGGTCATCGTGCTCGGCCCGGCCTCGTCCCGGCACCTGGAGACGCTGGCCGGCGCCCTGTCCTGA
- a CDS encoding exodeoxyribonuclease VII small subunit gives MSDETLSYEQARGELATVVEKLEQGGASLEESLALWERGEKLADVCQRWLDGARERIEAARAARPEQ, from the coding sequence ATGAGCGACGAGACACTGAGCTACGAGCAGGCGCGGGGCGAGCTGGCCACGGTCGTGGAGAAACTGGAGCAGGGCGGCGCCTCGCTCGAGGAGTCGCTGGCGCTGTGGGAACGCGGCGAGAAGCTGGCCGACGTGTGCCAGCGGTGGCTGGACGGCGCACGGGAGCGCATCGAGGCCGCCCGCGCCGCGCGCCCCGAGCAGTAG
- the xseA gene encoding exodeoxyribonuclease VII large subunit, producing the protein MTQPEPKSSADEPWPVRVVSQKLGAWVAKLGWVWVDGQVAQISRRPGASVVFLTLRDPSADLSLTVTAHRDVLDAGAPELSEGARVTLHAKPEFYPARGSLSLRADEIRQVGLGELLARLERLKKLLAAEGLFARERKRRLPFLPQRIGLITGRASAAERDVLMNTRRRWPGVDFRVINVPVQGPTAVPQIIDALKVLENDDTVDVIVIARGGGSVEDLLPFSDEALCRAVFGCRTPVVSAIGHETDAPLVDYVADLRASTPTDAAKRIVPDLGEERQLIGQARRRLDRAVLALVDRETHRLEAWRSRPSLARPETFVEQRAAEVSGLRDRATRSLEHRVRRADDDLRHTLARLRALSPKATLERGYAIVQRADAHVVRAADEVAPGDVLRVRLADGELSTEVRENR; encoded by the coding sequence GTGACCCAGCCGGAGCCCAAATCCAGCGCCGACGAGCCGTGGCCCGTACGCGTCGTGAGCCAGAAGCTCGGCGCGTGGGTCGCCAAGCTCGGCTGGGTGTGGGTCGACGGGCAGGTCGCTCAGATCAGTCGCCGGCCCGGCGCGAGCGTGGTGTTCCTGACCCTGCGCGACCCGTCGGCCGACCTGAGCCTCACCGTCACCGCTCACCGCGACGTGCTCGACGCCGGCGCCCCGGAGCTGAGCGAGGGCGCCCGGGTCACCCTGCACGCCAAGCCGGAGTTCTACCCGGCCCGTGGCTCGCTGAGCCTGCGCGCCGACGAGATCCGCCAGGTCGGCCTCGGTGAGCTGCTGGCCCGTCTCGAACGGCTGAAGAAGCTGCTCGCGGCCGAGGGCCTGTTCGCCCGGGAGCGCAAACGCCGCCTGCCGTTCCTGCCCCAGCGGATCGGGCTGATCACCGGCCGGGCCTCGGCGGCCGAGCGGGACGTGCTGATGAACACCCGCCGCCGCTGGCCCGGCGTCGACTTCCGGGTGATCAACGTGCCGGTGCAGGGGCCGACCGCGGTGCCGCAGATCATCGACGCGCTCAAGGTGCTGGAGAACGACGACACGGTCGACGTCATCGTCATCGCGCGCGGCGGTGGCAGCGTCGAGGACCTGCTGCCGTTCTCCGACGAGGCGCTGTGCCGGGCGGTGTTCGGGTGCCGTACGCCGGTGGTCAGCGCGATCGGCCACGAGACCGACGCGCCGCTGGTGGACTACGTCGCCGACCTGCGCGCTTCCACGCCGACCGACGCCGCGAAGCGGATCGTGCCGGACCTCGGCGAGGAGCGGCAGCTGATCGGCCAGGCCCGGCGGCGCCTCGACCGGGCGGTGCTGGCGCTGGTGGACCGCGAGACGCACCGGCTGGAGGCCTGGCGGTCGCGGCCGTCGCTGGCCCGGCCGGAGACCTTCGTCGAGCAGCGTGCCGCCGAGGTCAGCGGGCTGCGCGACCGCGCCACGCGCAGCCTCGAGCACCGGGTGCGCCGGGCCGACGACGACCTGCGGCACACCCTGGCGCGGCTGCGGGCACTGTCGCCCAAGGCGACGCTCGAGCGGGGGTACGCGATCGTGCAGCGCGCCGACGCTCACGTGGTGCGGGCCGCGGACGAGGTCGCCCCGGGAGACGTTCTACGCGTACGGCTGGCCGACGGCGAGCTGAGCACGGAGGTACGGGAGAACCGATGA
- a CDS encoding 4-hydroxy-3-methylbut-2-enyl diphosphate reductase, giving the protein MPGRGTYHGGVTSDAAATPVRKRVLLAKPRGYCAGVDRAVQTVEEALKLYGAPVYVRKQIVHNKHVVSTLEARGAIFVEENEEVPEGSTVVFSAHGVAPEVHEQARERNLKAIDATCPLVTKVHHEARRFAADDYDILLIGHEGHEEVIGTSGEAPAHIQLVDGPDDVENVVVRDPAKVVWLSQTTLSVDETMETVARLKTRLPLLQSPPSDDICYATSNRQHVIKEIAPDCDVVIVVGSRNSSNSVRLVEVALGAGARAGHLVDYASEIQDEWLEGATTVGVSSGASVPDDLVMDVLAHLAERGFGEVTEYTTAEERLTFSLPQELRRDMKAAAAPRS; this is encoded by the coding sequence ATCCCGGGCAGGGGCACGTACCATGGCGGGGTGACTTCCGATGCCGCCGCCACCCCGGTCCGCAAGCGTGTACTCCTCGCCAAGCCGCGGGGCTACTGCGCCGGTGTCGACCGCGCGGTGCAGACGGTCGAGGAGGCGCTCAAGCTCTACGGCGCCCCGGTCTACGTGCGCAAGCAGATCGTGCACAACAAGCACGTGGTGAGCACCCTCGAGGCCCGCGGTGCGATCTTCGTGGAGGAGAACGAGGAGGTCCCCGAGGGCTCGACCGTCGTGTTCTCCGCGCACGGCGTGGCCCCCGAGGTGCACGAGCAGGCCCGCGAGCGCAACCTCAAGGCGATCGACGCGACCTGCCCGCTGGTGACGAAGGTGCACCACGAGGCCCGCCGGTTCGCCGCCGACGACTACGACATCCTGCTCATCGGCCACGAGGGGCACGAGGAGGTCATCGGCACCTCCGGCGAGGCCCCCGCGCACATCCAGCTGGTCGACGGCCCCGACGACGTCGAGAACGTGGTCGTGCGCGACCCGGCGAAGGTGGTCTGGCTGTCGCAGACGACGCTGAGCGTGGACGAGACCATGGAGACCGTCGCGCGGCTCAAGACCCGGCTGCCGCTGCTGCAGTCGCCGCCCAGCGACGACATCTGTTACGCCACCTCCAACCGGCAGCACGTGATCAAGGAGATCGCGCCGGACTGCGACGTGGTCATCGTGGTCGGTTCGAGAAATTCGTCCAATTCCGTACGCCTCGTCGAGGTGGCCCTCGGTGCCGGTGCCCGCGCCGGCCACCTGGTGGACTACGCCTCCGAGATCCAGGACGAGTGGCTCGAGGGCGCGACGACCGTGGGGGTCAGCTCCGGCGCCAGCGTGCCGGACGACCTGGTCATGGACGTGCTGGCGCACCTCGCGGAGCGCGGGTTCGGCGAAGTCACCGAATACACGACCGCGGAGGAGCGGCTGACGTTCTCGCTCCCGCAGGAGCTGCGCCGCGACATGAAGGCCGCCGCGGCGCCGCGCTCCTAG
- a CDS encoding DNA recombination protein RmuC, with protein MTFSTLAVVIICLAVGAALGWFAARLRAAADIARLEATVQAGKDGEERLEQSLRALSYEATAQSQEAVARAVAPLHDMLRRYEQRVGELERDRVDAYAELREQVRAMGLVSGELRTETKQLVAALRAPQVRGRWGEHQLRRIVEAAGLLEHCDFSEQVTSTTDHQGVRPDLVVRLHGGRSVVVDAKAPFDAYLSAMEARDERTRDAHLDQHAKVLRGHVDALAGKAYWTAFDQTPDFVVLFVPADPFLDAALQRDASLMEHAFSRNVVLATPATLVALLRTVAYSWRQEALARNALAVHGLARELYGRLATLGDHVGKLGASLSGAVTAYNRAVGSLESRVLVSARKLAEMGVSDEELAVPAQVELTPRQPQAPELLDESGSTWVR; from the coding sequence GTGACCTTCTCGACGCTGGCCGTGGTGATCATCTGTCTGGCGGTGGGAGCCGCGCTGGGGTGGTTCGCCGCGCGGTTGCGTGCCGCCGCGGACATCGCCCGGCTGGAGGCGACCGTGCAGGCCGGCAAGGACGGCGAGGAGCGCCTCGAGCAGTCCCTGCGGGCGCTGTCCTACGAGGCCACCGCCCAGTCGCAGGAGGCGGTCGCGCGGGCCGTCGCGCCCCTGCACGACATGCTGCGGCGCTACGAGCAGCGGGTCGGCGAGCTGGAACGCGACCGGGTCGACGCGTACGCGGAGCTGCGTGAACAGGTGCGCGCGATGGGCCTCGTCTCGGGCGAGCTGCGGACGGAGACGAAACAGCTGGTCGCTGCGCTGCGAGCGCCGCAGGTCCGGGGCCGCTGGGGCGAGCACCAGCTGCGCCGCATCGTCGAGGCCGCCGGGCTCCTGGAACACTGCGACTTCTCCGAGCAGGTCACGTCCACGACCGACCACCAGGGCGTGCGCCCCGACCTGGTGGTGCGCCTGCACGGCGGCCGGTCGGTGGTGGTGGACGCCAAGGCGCCTTTCGACGCGTACCTGTCGGCGATGGAGGCCCGCGACGAGCGCACCCGCGACGCCCACCTGGACCAGCACGCGAAGGTCCTGCGCGGGCACGTCGACGCGCTGGCCGGCAAGGCGTACTGGACGGCGTTCGACCAGACCCCGGACTTCGTGGTGCTGTTCGTCCCTGCTGACCCGTTCCTGGACGCGGCTTTGCAACGGGACGCGTCGCTGATGGAGCACGCGTTCAGCCGCAACGTCGTGCTGGCCACCCCGGCGACGCTGGTGGCGCTGCTGCGTACGGTCGCGTATTCGTGGCGGCAGGAGGCGCTGGCCCGCAACGCCCTCGCGGTGCACGGCCTGGCCCGCGAGCTGTACGGCCGCCTCGCCACGCTGGGCGATCACGTGGGAAAGCTCGGCGCGTCGCTGAGCGGGGCGGTGACGGCGTACAACCGGGCGGTCGGCTCGCTGGAGTCCCGGGTGCTGGTGAGCGCCCGCAAACTCGCCGAGATGGGCGTGTCCGACGAGGAGCTGGCGGTCCCGGCGCAGGTCGAGCTCACGCCGCGCCAGCCGCAGGCCCCCGAGCTGCTCGACGAGTCGGGCTCCACGTGGGTCAGGTGA
- a CDS encoding RNA-binding domain-containing protein yields the protein MQETEMVADALGLILKGVRSASSLESQWLDFKTDKSSDKETYQDLAEAAVCFANASGGAIVLGVSDSRVGPEAFLGTQLKVDVLRSRIHSLTEPSLVVTVREILYADARLLAITVPEGLDVHSTRKGLVTRRWNDECLPMRPIDVSRLDDERRGADWTSQSSGRPLGDADPDALLRVRSFLRTTQDESRRTLGLASEPDILAGLRLVHSDGTLTRAGEILLCRDARATADDILVYQFRQTPGGEALVARRWGTPMILAFTEAMDALSARIGTTPVNTSAGQQLQIEDYPLAAVREALANALLHGDYRERRPVQIEHSPDSLSIRSPGPLVAGITPNNILTAGSRARFPLLAGACRTLGLAEELGQGMDRMFREMVRAGRSTPTVAVEHESVDPATVVTLAGGPPNTRISRFVAELPESERNDTDTLLIVLLLCQRKSVTARDVAPVVQRGVSATESILRRLSSGEAQLLEPSAGTANRAHPNYRLRSAVLVALGPAVSYHRRSSSEVDRKVIDHVREYGTINSATIQRIFDVDVYRSRDILRDFVGREILVRISEQTRGPKVKYGPGAQFPVQKRRAR from the coding sequence ATGCAAGAGACGGAGATGGTTGCCGATGCTCTGGGCCTGATCCTCAAGGGCGTTCGATCGGCATCAAGTCTTGAGAGTCAGTGGCTCGACTTCAAGACGGACAAATCCTCGGACAAGGAAACCTACCAAGACCTTGCCGAGGCGGCGGTGTGCTTTGCCAACGCGTCCGGCGGCGCAATCGTGCTCGGCGTATCCGACTCGAGGGTCGGGCCCGAGGCATTCCTAGGCACCCAACTCAAGGTCGACGTGTTGCGTTCTCGCATACACTCCCTGACCGAACCGTCGCTGGTCGTGACTGTTCGGGAGATCCTGTACGCCGATGCCCGGCTGCTGGCGATCACTGTGCCGGAGGGTCTCGACGTCCATTCGACTCGCAAAGGTCTGGTCACCAGGCGCTGGAACGACGAATGCCTACCCATGAGACCCATAGACGTGAGTCGGCTCGACGACGAACGCCGGGGTGCCGACTGGACGTCGCAGTCCAGCGGCCGGCCGTTGGGCGACGCCGACCCGGACGCCCTGCTCCGCGTCCGCTCGTTCTTGCGGACCACACAGGATGAATCGCGACGAACGCTCGGTCTCGCTTCGGAACCCGACATCCTGGCCGGGCTCCGGCTCGTGCATTCCGATGGCACCCTCACGCGGGCCGGCGAGATTCTCTTGTGCCGGGACGCTCGCGCGACAGCTGACGACATCCTCGTCTATCAGTTCCGACAGACCCCCGGCGGGGAGGCGCTGGTCGCTCGGCGATGGGGAACGCCGATGATCCTGGCTTTCACGGAAGCGATGGACGCTCTGTCTGCCCGGATCGGAACGACTCCGGTCAACACGTCAGCGGGTCAACAGCTGCAGATCGAGGACTACCCGCTTGCCGCGGTTCGTGAGGCGCTCGCGAACGCTCTGCTGCACGGTGATTACCGCGAGCGCAGGCCTGTGCAGATCGAGCATTCACCTGACTCTCTGAGTATTCGATCGCCAGGCCCGCTGGTAGCAGGCATTACCCCGAACAACATCCTCACTGCGGGGTCGAGGGCCCGATTTCCTCTGCTCGCCGGCGCCTGCCGGACGCTCGGCCTCGCTGAGGAACTCGGCCAGGGGATGGATCGAATGTTCAGGGAAATGGTTCGGGCCGGTCGGTCCACGCCTACTGTCGCCGTGGAGCACGAGAGTGTTGATCCGGCTACAGTCGTCACTCTCGCTGGAGGCCCTCCGAACACAAGGATCTCGCGATTCGTCGCCGAGTTGCCCGAGTCGGAGCGCAACGACACGGACACACTGCTCATAGTGTTGTTGCTCTGTCAGCGGAAAAGCGTCACCGCACGTGACGTCGCGCCGGTCGTGCAGCGAGGGGTTTCCGCGACCGAATCCATCTTGCGGCGTCTGTCCTCGGGCGAGGCTCAATTGCTCGAGCCCTCAGCCGGGACAGCCAACCGTGCACATCCCAATTACCGGTTGAGGAGTGCAGTCCTTGTCGCTCTCGGGCCCGCGGTTTCCTATCATCGACGTTCCAGTAGCGAGGTCGACCGAAAGGTGATCGACCATGTACGTGAGTACGGGACGATCAACAGCGCCACTATCCAGAGGATCTTCGACGTGGACGTGTACCGGTCCCGAGACATCCTCCGGGATTTTGTCGGCCGTGAGATCCTGGTCAGGATTTCGGAGCAGACCCGCGGTCCTAAGGTCAAATACGGTCCTGGAGCTCAATTTCCGGTCCAGAAGAGGCGAGCCCGGTGA
- a CDS encoding quinone oxidoreductase family protein has product MHRVTYHSHGGPEVLVHESAPDPIPGPGELLIRVEAIGVTLPSVRATRNPATPLPGVLGGEVAGPVVAVGPGVDDFAPGDRVTSLTFSGSYTDLAVAPAMMASRIPPGATAVQAVSLVRSGHVALAALHTAALRPDESVLITGAASGVGHLLVQLARSRRVVAAVGSPEKAGFVRSLGAHEVVTYAELPELAGKVDVVLDAVGGDLLPAFLGALVPGGRLVFFTSGGGTVPAYELLAGAKTITGMNMRHFSATHRARYEEHEATLWRLLEAGELRPVVHAEFPLAEAAAAHAVIEARANLGKVVLRPVAEMRT; this is encoded by the coding sequence ATGCACCGCGTCACCTACCACTCGCACGGCGGGCCCGAGGTGCTGGTGCACGAGAGTGCGCCGGATCCCATCCCGGGCCCGGGTGAGCTGCTGATCCGGGTCGAGGCGATCGGGGTCACGCTGCCGTCCGTACGGGCTACGCGCAACCCGGCCACCCCGCTGCCCGGCGTGCTGGGCGGGGAGGTGGCCGGGCCGGTCGTGGCGGTCGGGCCCGGCGTGGACGATTTCGCCCCCGGGGACCGCGTCACCTCGCTGACGTTCTCGGGTTCGTACACGGATCTGGCCGTGGCCCCCGCGATGATGGCGTCGCGGATCCCGCCGGGCGCGACCGCGGTGCAGGCGGTCTCGCTGGTACGCAGCGGGCACGTCGCGCTGGCCGCCCTGCACACCGCGGCACTGCGGCCGGACGAGTCGGTGCTGATCACCGGGGCCGCGAGCGGCGTGGGCCACCTGCTGGTCCAGCTCGCGCGGTCCCGGCGGGTCGTCGCGGCGGTCGGGTCACCGGAGAAGGCCGGCTTCGTGCGGTCGCTGGGCGCCCACGAGGTCGTCACGTACGCGGAGCTGCCCGAGCTGGCCGGCAAGGTCGACGTGGTGCTCGACGCGGTCGGCGGGGATCTGCTCCCCGCGTTCCTGGGCGCGCTCGTGCCGGGCGGGCGCCTGGTCTTCTTCACCTCGGGAGGCGGGACGGTGCCGGCGTACGAGCTGCTGGCCGGCGCCAAGACGATCACCGGCATGAACATGCGGCACTTCTCGGCGACGCACCGCGCCCGGTACGAGGAGCACGAGGCGACGCTGTGGCGGCTGCTCGAGGCCGGCGAGCTGCGTCCGGTGGTGCACGCGGAGTTCCCGCTCGCCGAGGCGGCGGCCGCGCACGCGGTGATCGAGGCCCGCGCCAACCTGGGGAAGGTCGTGCTGCGCCCGGTTGCCGAAATGCGGACCTGA